TTGACTTTGTATATATAGGAGCATTATCATGAAATAATTCCGCATTTATTCTTACATTTAATAAATCCATGTTTCCTTTATAATATGAGTGCAAAGAGTTTACACAACATAAGTAACCATTAAATTCATAGGAGTATACTCTAAGTGTATCTAATTGTCTATAGATACTTTTTTTAATTTTTCTATTTCTGCCAGTCTTTATACTGTCGTAAATAAGCTCAATAAATAGGTCTTTTCTTAGAAGAAACATTTCCATACATATGTTTGCTTCTTTTTCATAGCCTATATTTTCTCCAACACTCACTACTCTACCATATTCATTAATATTTAATACATCACAGTCAATAAAGCTCTTATCTGCGTTATTTACCTTTTTGTAAAGTACAGTTATATCATTATTACTCTTCTCATGAAAATTCATAGCTTCTCTAAAGTCAATATTGCATATCATATACGAAGGTGCTAATATAACATATTCTTGCTTAGAGTATTGAAAGAATTCAAGATTATCAGCAAAATTATGAACATCGTCATATACTGGGTCTTCATCTGCAAAATTAAAAACTCTAAGTCCATATCTCTTCCTGTGTAAATCCCATGGTCTTCCGTTACTTATGTGATCCATTAAGGATCTTGATTTATTCTTAGTAAATATACCTATATTCTCAATTCCAGCATTAGTCATGTTTGATAATATAAAATCTATTACTCTATATCTCCCAGCAAAAGGGACTGATGCTAATGGCCTTGTTCTAGTAAGTTCAGTTATTTTGTCATCATTCTCATCTAAATTGATTATTCCTAAATAATTTTTCAATATGTTCCCCCCCATAACTTATCCCTCTATAATAGTTCCACTTTTTAAATCTTCTTTTGCCGGTATTACTGTAATTGTCTTTCCATTGCCTATCTTACAATCTTTTCTTATTGCCACTCCGCCACCTACGATAGCTTTATCTACAATAGCATTCTCTCCAATTTTAGTATTAGGCATTACCACCGAATCTTTTACAACTGCATTTTTACCTACTACTACGCCTGGAAAAAGTACTGAATTTTCAACCTCACCATGAATGATACATCCCTCAACAATAAGAGATGATTTTACCGAAGCATTTTGTCCAATATATTGAGCTGGTCTACCTGGGCTTACAGAATAAATTCTCCACTCATCATCGTATAGATTAAGTTCATTGTTATCTTTTAATAAATCCATATTAGATTCCCAAAGACTTTCTATAGTACCAACATCTTTCCAGTATCCTTTAAATGGATACGCAACTAATCTTCTTCCATCTTCAAGCATCTTTGGTATTATATTTTTTCCAAAATCATTAATTGAATTTTTATCTGCCTCGTCTTCTTTCAAGAATTTCTTAAGTGTTTTCCAATTAAATATATATATCCCCATAGAAGCCTTAGTACTCTTAGGATTCGCTGGCTTCTCTTCAAATTCATATATTGACAAATCATCATTAGTGTTCATTATTCCAAATCTTGATGCTTCACTCAATGTTACATCAATAACTGCTATTGTAGCATCCGCTTCCTTCTGTTTGTGAAAATCAAGCATCTTTTCATAATCCATCTTATATATATGGTCACCTGATAATATTAAAACATATTCTGGTTCATACCCATCTACGAAAGGTATATTTTGATATATTGCATTGGCAGTACCCTTATACCAATTGCCACCTCTTTCTTCTTGATAAGGTGGAAGAATTGCTACTCCGCCATCTCTTCTATCAAGATCCCAAGGACTTCCTATACCAATGTGTGAATTTAGTTCAAGAGGTTGATATTGAGTTAACACACCAACTGTATATATACCTGAATTAGCACAATTGCTTAACGCAAAATCAATTATCCTATATTTTCCCCCAAATGGAACTGCTGGTTTTGCTAACTTCTTAGTCAATACCCCTAATCTTGACCCTTGTCCACCAGCAAGTATTAGAGCTATAATTTCTTTTTTTACCATTTTAGCCTCTCCCCTCGTTTTTCATCCCTCAACACCTAACGATGTAATTACAAAAATTGTAATTACACTATTATTATACCAACTACTGTAAATCCCTTCAATGTCCTTTAGCTCTTATTTTTAAATGTAAACGTGTCCTTAACAAATTTTTTTTACTATTTCACCTATTATTATAATTTGTTACATTATTCAAAAGTTTTCCCTTGCTTTTGTTAATAAATACCAAATGCCTGTAGTTATGTACAGGCATCTTATTTATATCTTAATTTTTACTCTGACATAAACTTACTTATATATGCAAGAGACTCTTCAAGCAACTCCTGTCCACCTTGTAAACCTTGTATCTTATCTTCTAAGTTTGATGTTCTTTGGTCTAATCTATATATCATATCTTTTATATCATTTAACAACTTACTATTATAAGAAACTTGGTTTCCATCTGTATCTATATATATTTTTTCTGGAGGATTTCCACATTTATTACACTTTGCATAGATTCCTTCTTTTTCAGTATCCTTAAATATTTTAAAAGTATCATTATCGCAGTAAGAGCAATTAGAAAGCATAGTAAAATCATAATAGCTTATATCAAAGCTATAAGTTGCTCCACATTCTTTGCATATTATATTTAAGTTATTATCTTCTGTATTTATATAAAAACTATTTCCATTACAACCTTCCTTTTCACACACCACAGTTCTAATCATAATATTCACCTCCTATAAAGATAAATATGCTTATATATTAAAAAAAATTCGTATAAATCGCATAAGTGCATATTTTTATTTACTATAGAACATATGTTCTATATAATTAATTTATGGATATACTATAAATATAGATGTACCACTTCGATCCAAAAAACATTTTCAAAACTCCTCTGTGTTCTGAGAGGAGAATTTGAAAATATAAATTTTATTACGAAGCGGTACATCCATATATGTGTTCAAATTACATTTTATGAAGGATGGTTATATATATGTTTAGTAAAAGATTGATATTTCATATTGATGTAAACTCTGCATATCTATCTTGGGAAGCTTGTCATAGACTTCAGCATGGCGAAACTTTAGATCTTCGTGAAGTTCCTTCTGCAATAGGCGGAAACCCTAAAAATCGCCATGGAATAATCCTAGCAAAATCTATTCCTGCTAAAAAATATAATATAACTACTGGAGAGTCTCTATATACGGCTCTAAAAAAATGCCCTAATCTTCTAGTAGTTCCACCTAAGTATGATTTATATATGAAGTGTAGTAATTCAATGATGTCTATATTAAAAGAATATAGTCCTCAAATTCAGAGATTCTCAGTTGATGAGTGTTTCATGGATTTAACATATAGCAATTTAAATATGGATCCTATATCAATAGCAACAAAAATAAAGAATCAGATAAAAGATACATTAGGCTTTACCGTAAATATAGGAATTTCAACTAATAAACTCCTAGCTAAAATGGCTTCTGATTTTGAGAAACCAGATAAAATTCACACTCTGTATGAGAATGAAATAAAAGAAAAGATGTGGCCTCTTCCAATAGAGGATTTATTCATGGTTGGTCGTTCTACTGCTCCTAAACTTAGGGCATTGAACATAAATACAATTGGGGATTTAGCTCATTATGACCTCGATATACTTAAGTATGAATTTAAAAGTTTTGGTTTAACGCTTTTGAATTATGCCAACGGCATAGAAAACTCATCTGTACTTTCAGAAAGTCATAACACTATGAAAAGTATAGGTAATTCGACTACTATAGCATATGATATAACAAACAAGGAAGATGCTTATAAAATAATACTTTCCTTAGTGGAAACTGTATCTATAAGACTTAGAAATTCTGATTGCTATTGTAAGGTAATATCTATACATGTTAAAAATAGCAGCTTCATGAGTTATTCAAAGCAGATAAAATTATTTAATCCTACCGACTCTACTATGAGTATATTTACTACCTGCTGCAAGCTTTTAGATAAACTTTGGATTGGAGACCCTATTAGACATATAGGTGTTCACGTATCAGATTTAAGTTCAAACAATACTTATCAAATTTCACTTTTTGACGAAAAACATATAGAAAAAACTAAGAACTTAGATAGAACTATAGATGAAATAAGAGAAAAATTTGGAGACTACTCTGTGGTTAGAGGTACTTTTGTGAACTCTGGAATTAAACCCCTATGTGGAGGAGTTGGAGAAGATGATTACACAATAATGTCTAGTATATTATAAAACCATTGAAACTTATAAGTTTATCTATCATTAAAACC
This genomic stretch from Clostridium fungisolvens harbors:
- a CDS encoding Y-family DNA polymerase, yielding MFSKRLIFHIDVNSAYLSWEACHRLQHGETLDLREVPSAIGGNPKNRHGIILAKSIPAKKYNITTGESLYTALKKCPNLLVVPPKYDLYMKCSNSMMSILKEYSPQIQRFSVDECFMDLTYSNLNMDPISIATKIKNQIKDTLGFTVNIGISTNKLLAKMASDFEKPDKIHTLYENEIKEKMWPLPIEDLFMVGRSTAPKLRALNINTIGDLAHYDLDILKYEFKSFGLTLLNYANGIENSSVLSESHNTMKSIGNSTTIAYDITNKEDAYKIILSLVETVSIRLRNSDCYCKVISIHVKNSSFMSYSKQIKLFNPTDSTMSIFTTCCKLLDKLWIGDPIRHIGVHVSDLSSNNTYQISLFDEKHIEKTKNLDRTIDEIREKFGDYSVVRGTFVNSGIKPLCGGVGEDDYTIMSSIL
- a CDS encoding glucose-1-phosphate adenylyltransferase: MVKKEIIALILAGGQGSRLGVLTKKLAKPAVPFGGKYRIIDFALSNCANSGIYTVGVLTQYQPLELNSHIGIGSPWDLDRRDGGVAILPPYQEERGGNWYKGTANAIYQNIPFVDGYEPEYVLILSGDHIYKMDYEKMLDFHKQKEADATIAVIDVTLSEASRFGIMNTNDDLSIYEFEEKPANPKSTKASMGIYIFNWKTLKKFLKEDEADKNSINDFGKNIIPKMLEDGRRLVAYPFKGYWKDVGTIESLWESNMDLLKDNNELNLYDDEWRIYSVSPGRPAQYIGQNASVKSSLIVEGCIIHGEVENSVLFPGVVVGKNAVVKDSVVMPNTKIGENAIVDKAIVGGGVAIRKDCKIGNGKTITVIPAKEDLKSGTIIEG
- the glgD gene encoding glucose-1-phosphate adenylyltransferase subunit GlgD translates to MKNYLGIINLDENDDKITELTRTRPLASVPFAGRYRVIDFILSNMTNAGIENIGIFTKNKSRSLMDHISNGRPWDLHRKRYGLRVFNFADEDPVYDDVHNFADNLEFFQYSKQEYVILAPSYMICNIDFREAMNFHEKSNNDITVLYKKVNNADKSFIDCDVLNINEYGRVVSVGENIGYEKEANICMEMFLLRKDLFIELIYDSIKTGRNRKIKKSIYRQLDTLRVYSYEFNGYLCCVNSLHSYYKGNMDLLNVRINAELFHDNAPIYTKSKDESPTKYTKDSEVKNSIISNGCYIEGHVENCVISRRVNINKGAYVKDCIILQNCIIGPNAKLMNIVADKGSYIPKGQDLRGPEKFPLVLEKQSLL